The following proteins are encoded in a genomic region of Limosilactobacillus reuteri subsp. reuteri:
- the tsaE gene encoding tRNA (adenosine(37)-N6)-threonylcarbamoyltransferase complex ATPase subunit type 1 TsaE gives MESLTLTNRDATIALGKKIGQQLVAGDVLVLDGDLGAGKTTFTKGLAAGLEIPDIIKSPTFTIIHEYQDGRLPLYHMDAYRLENGGAEDLGLEEYFDGDGVSVVEWAEFVEDELPADFLAIHFKRTDDDNTRVLEFEPHGQHFDQIVKSVVG, from the coding sequence ATGGAGAGCTTAACGTTAACGAATCGGGACGCAACAATTGCCCTTGGAAAGAAAATTGGTCAGCAATTAGTTGCCGGGGATGTGCTAGTCTTAGACGGTGATTTAGGAGCAGGCAAGACTACTTTTACCAAGGGATTGGCTGCAGGGTTAGAAATTCCTGATATCATTAAAAGTCCTACTTTTACAATTATTCATGAATATCAAGATGGCCGTCTCCCCTTATATCATATGGATGCATATCGCTTAGAAAATGGGGGAGCAGAAGATCTCGGACTTGAAGAATACTTTGATGGTGATGGAGTTTCAGTTGTTGAATGGGCTGAATTTGTTGAAGATGAATTGCCAGCTGACTTTTTAGCTATCCACTTCAAGCGAACAGATGATGATAATACTCGTGTTCTGGAATTTGAACCCCATGGACAGCATTTTGACCAAATTGTAAAAAGCGTGGTGGGATAA
- a CDS encoding YbbR-like domain-containing protein, with protein MGKDTKGFFRRKWFLRIISLILALFLFMYVNGSKSGFLRQNTRNNNQSSALMSNKSVTLRMPLDVTIDNNKYIVSGYPQYVKVKVTGPSALVTTTSNTQNFKVYADLSDLTPGKHRVKLKTSGLNSELTSKIEPQYINVNIQPRKTITMKVTIRLSTRDLDNGYKLGRPHSDIQTVQVTGSRDEVNKVNRIVAFVAIPHDAKDNIARQVTLQAIDRNGQTLNVVTSPTTTNVSIPISAGSQSSSSNDSSSSSSGSEESEEAKSNSRATSRNDSSDSSSETSQSSSSISNEDSSSSSRNQ; from the coding sequence ATGGGCAAGGACACTAAAGGCTTCTTTCGCCGGAAATGGTTTTTGAGAATTATTTCGTTAATCCTAGCACTCTTTCTATTCATGTATGTAAATGGGAGCAAAAGCGGCTTCCTTCGTCAAAATACTCGGAATAATAACCAGAGTAGTGCTTTAATGTCGAATAAATCCGTTACCCTTCGAATGCCCCTTGATGTGACAATTGATAATAATAAGTATATTGTCAGCGGGTATCCTCAATATGTTAAGGTTAAGGTAACCGGTCCTTCCGCATTGGTTACAACTACCTCTAATACTCAAAATTTTAAGGTGTATGCGGATTTGTCTGACTTGACTCCTGGTAAACACCGAGTAAAGTTAAAAACGAGTGGGTTAAATTCAGAATTAACTTCTAAAATTGAGCCACAATATATTAATGTTAATATTCAACCACGCAAGACGATTACAATGAAAGTAACTATTCGTTTGAGTACTAGAGATTTGGATAATGGCTATAAGCTTGGACGTCCACATAGTGATATTCAGACTGTCCAAGTTACTGGTTCACGAGATGAAGTTAATAAAGTAAATCGAATTGTTGCTTTTGTAGCAATTCCGCACGATGCAAAGGATAATATTGCACGACAGGTAACACTACAAGCAATTGATCGGAATGGTCAAACACTTAATGTTGTGACTTCACCAACTACTACTAATGTTTCTATTCCTATTTCTGCGGGTTCACAAAGCAGCAGTTCAAATGATAGTTCATCAAGTAGTAGTGGTAGTGAAGAGAGTGAAGAAGCAAAGAGTAATTCAAGAGCAACATCGCGAAATGACTCTTCAGATTCTTCATCTGAAACATCCCAATCTTCAAGTAGTATAAGCAATGAAGATTCAAGTTCAAGTAGTCGAAATCAATAA
- the fucP gene encoding L-fucose:H+ symporter permease, with product MENEVKKENGQSWVQLSDGYLSRTPMFQFVILCLIFPLWGAAASLNDILITQFKTVFTLNDTATAFVQSAFYGGYFLMAIPASILIKKTSYKLAILIGLLFYIIGCGMFFPASHVATYSMFLVAIFAIAIGLSFLETSCDTYATMFGPKETANKRLNVANVLIPLGDIMGIVLGKYLIFGEGGNIADKVAKMSKSEAEAYNEHLLQLTLQPYKYILIVLIIIFIVLAVTKMPRAKAFSTGSETKEDQPSLGETFNYLFHNKRYMKGVLCQFIYAGMQTTVWSFTIRLALRLDSHISDAAASTFMIYSYIAWFFGKLVANWFLDRYSITKVLTWFSLLGTISLVITFTVPNITAVIAAIATSFFFGPEWPTIYAHTLDQIHEKKYTETGGAFIVMSLIGGAIVPTIQGRVSDLTGSMQLSFIVPAICFALITIYFWTEHRWEKAHPNEVQEH from the coding sequence ATGGAAAATGAAGTAAAAAAAGAGAATGGACAAAGTTGGGTTCAACTTTCAGACGGTTATTTAAGTCGGACACCAATGTTCCAATTTGTTATTTTATGTTTAATCTTCCCATTATGGGGAGCAGCGGCCAGTCTTAATGATATTTTGATTACACAATTTAAGACGGTTTTCACCTTAAATGATACTGCAACAGCCTTTGTTCAAAGTGCCTTTTACGGTGGTTATTTCTTAATGGCAATTCCAGCTTCAATTCTTATTAAGAAGACATCATATAAGTTAGCAATTCTTATTGGGCTATTATTTTATATTATTGGTTGTGGAATGTTTTTCCCAGCTTCACATGTTGCTACTTATAGTATGTTTTTAGTTGCTATTTTTGCTATTGCTATTGGTTTGAGTTTTCTTGAAACTAGTTGTGATACGTATGCAACGATGTTTGGACCAAAAGAAACTGCTAACAAACGGTTAAACGTTGCTAATGTTTTGATTCCTCTTGGTGATATCATGGGAATCGTTCTTGGTAAGTACCTTATTTTCGGTGAAGGTGGAAACATTGCCGACAAGGTTGCTAAGATGTCAAAATCTGAGGCAGAAGCTTACAATGAACACTTGCTTCAATTGACTTTGCAGCCTTATAAGTATATTTTGATTGTTTTAATCATCATCTTTATCGTTTTGGCAGTTACTAAAATGCCTCGCGCTAAGGCCTTCTCAACTGGTTCTGAAACTAAAGAAGACCAACCATCACTTGGCGAAACTTTCAACTACTTATTCCACAATAAGCGGTACATGAAAGGGGTTCTCTGTCAGTTTATTTATGCTGGTATGCAAACGACTGTATGGTCATTCACTATTCGGTTAGCATTACGCCTTGATTCTCATATTTCTGATGCAGCTGCTTCAACTTTCATGATCTATAGTTACATCGCTTGGTTCTTTGGTAAGTTAGTTGCAAACTGGTTCCTTGACCGTTACTCAATTACTAAGGTATTAACTTGGTTCTCATTACTTGGAACAATTTCATTAGTAATTACCTTTACTGTTCCTAACATCACAGCGGTAATTGCGGCAATTGCAACTAGTTTCTTCTTTGGACCAGAATGGCCAACGATCTATGCTCATACCCTTGATCAAATTCATGAAAAGAAGTACACCGAAACTGGTGGTGCATTTATCGTTATGTCCTTAATTGGTGGTGCAATTGTTCCAACAATTCAAGGACGGGTATCAGATTTAACTGGTTCAATGCAGTTATCATTCATTGTCCCAGCAATTTGTTTCGCACTTATCACTATTTACTTCTGGACTGAGCACCGTTGGGAAAAGGCTCATCCAAATGAAGTGCAAGAACACTAA
- the cdaA gene encoding diadenylate cyclase CdaA, with amino-acid sequence MQFIISLLTWQNLIHLIDILVIWFLIYELLMLIRGTRAVQLFRGILIIILVKIVSWYVGLSTVSWVMDQIINWGVIAIVIIFQPEIRRGLEHLGRGTFFTHNQTANEKEEDMIKQLDQAIQYMSKRRIGALMSIQMKTGLEEYIETGIPLDADISGALLINTFIPNTPLHDGAVIIKNNRIAVAAAYLPLSDSKLIPKELGTRHRAAVGISEVTDALTIVISEETGEVSITKDNELIRNMSRDEYLKFLRAQLYTHEPQHENLVTELYAKFQRKGGGRHGQGH; translated from the coding sequence ATGCAATTTATAATTTCGCTTCTAACATGGCAGAATCTGATTCACTTAATTGATATCTTAGTAATTTGGTTTTTAATCTACGAGTTATTAATGTTAATTCGTGGTACAAGAGCTGTCCAACTATTTCGTGGTATTCTGATCATTATTTTGGTTAAGATTGTTAGTTGGTATGTTGGTTTAAGTACTGTTTCGTGGGTAATGGACCAGATTATCAACTGGGGTGTTATTGCAATTGTCATTATCTTCCAGCCAGAGATTCGGCGCGGACTGGAACACCTTGGTCGAGGAACTTTCTTTACTCATAATCAAACAGCAAATGAGAAAGAAGAAGATATGATTAAGCAATTAGACCAAGCGATTCAGTACATGTCAAAGCGAAGAATTGGTGCTTTAATGAGTATTCAAATGAAGACTGGTCTAGAAGAGTATATTGAAACAGGTATTCCACTCGATGCTGATATTTCAGGGGCATTACTTATTAATACTTTTATTCCTAATACGCCCTTGCATGATGGAGCAGTGATTATAAAAAATAATCGGATTGCAGTAGCGGCTGCTTATCTTCCTTTGTCTGATAGTAAATTGATTCCTAAAGAATTAGGGACACGACATCGGGCTGCTGTCGGAATTAGTGAAGTGACAGATGCATTGACAATTGTTATTTCAGAAGAAACCGGCGAAGTTTCAATTACGAAAGATAATGAATTAATTCGAAACATGTCGCGAGATGAATACCTAAAGTTCTTACGTGCTCAGTTGTATACGCATGAGCCTCAACACGAAAACTTGGTAACAGAACTTTATGCTAAGTTTCAACGTAAAGGAGGTGGCCGTCATGGGCAAGGACACTAA
- the rbsD gene encoding D-ribose pyranase has protein sequence MKKTGIINSEVSAVVANMGHMDWLSIGDAGMPVPFGTKKIDLAVDKELPSFMDVLNNVLKEMKVQKIYLAEEIKDQNPAQLENIKKALPDVEVAFMPHSELKKSLTKTHAFIRTGEMTPYSNIILESGVTF, from the coding sequence ATGAAGAAAACAGGGATTATTAATTCAGAAGTTTCAGCTGTCGTGGCTAATATGGGACATATGGATTGGTTATCAATTGGTGATGCCGGAATGCCCGTTCCATTTGGTACTAAGAAGATTGATTTGGCTGTTGATAAGGAATTGCCAAGCTTTATGGACGTATTGAATAATGTTCTTAAGGAAATGAAGGTTCAAAAGATTTACTTAGCTGAAGAAATCAAGGACCAAAATCCAGCACAACTTGAAAATATTAAGAAGGCATTACCAGATGTTGAGGTTGCATTTATGCCTCACAGTGAGCTTAAGAAGAGTCTTACCAAGACACATGCCTTCATTCGGACAGGGGAAATGACGCCATACTCAAACATTATCCTTGAATCAGGCGTAACATTTTAA
- the rbsK gene encoding ribokinase, producing the protein MSNNVVVLGSINVDTTYHVDRFPQPGETISAVSKSSAPGGKGANQAVAAARSGAKTAFIGAVGSDKEGAYMLESLADDHIDTRHIMTDELHGTGSAAITLDANGQNDIMVYGGANQAMATDVLNGIDDVLEDADFLISQFETPQEVALNAFKQAKKYGVTTLLNPAPAHEILPELLKYTDVITPNESECALLTGIEITDEESMLKSADYFRERGVKHLLITLGSKGVFYSTPTAHGLVPAFKVKAVDTTAAGDTFLGALSSQLEKDLSNVDKALVYAQRASSLTVQQMGAMPSIPNHDAVIKALAEN; encoded by the coding sequence ATGAGCAATAATGTAGTTGTTTTAGGAAGTATTAACGTTGATACTACTTATCATGTTGATCGCTTCCCTCAACCTGGTGAAACTATTTCAGCAGTAAGTAAGAGTTCTGCTCCTGGTGGTAAGGGTGCCAATCAAGCAGTTGCAGCAGCCCGCTCTGGTGCCAAAACGGCCTTTATTGGGGCAGTTGGTTCTGATAAAGAAGGAGCTTACATGCTTGAATCATTGGCTGATGACCATATTGATACACGCCACATCATGACTGATGAGTTACACGGTACTGGTAGTGCTGCGATTACTTTAGATGCTAATGGTCAAAATGACATTATGGTATATGGCGGTGCCAACCAAGCAATGGCCACTGATGTTCTTAATGGCATTGATGATGTTTTAGAAGATGCTGACTTTTTAATTAGTCAATTTGAAACACCACAAGAAGTTGCTTTAAATGCATTTAAGCAAGCTAAAAAATACGGTGTTACTACTCTTTTAAATCCAGCACCAGCTCATGAGATTTTACCAGAGTTATTAAAATATACAGATGTTATTACGCCTAATGAAAGTGAATGCGCCTTATTAACAGGTATTGAAATTACTGATGAAGAATCAATGTTAAAGAGTGCTGATTACTTCCGTGAACGGGGAGTTAAACACCTTTTAATTACTTTAGGCTCAAAAGGAGTATTTTACTCCACACCTACAGCTCATGGATTAGTTCCAGCATTTAAGGTTAAGGCAGTTGATACTACAGCAGCTGGTGATACATTCCTTGGGGCATTAAGTTCACAATTAGAAAAGGACTTATCAAATGTTGACAAGGCACTTGTCTACGCACAACGAGCATCTAGTTTGACTGTTCAACAAATGGGAGCAATGCCTTCTATTCCAAACCATGATGCGGTTATAAAAGCATTAGCAGAAAATTAA
- a CDS encoding PAS domain-containing protein → MTDINLKGGKLSIEQLNTIFETIPVEFDFVDENDIIRWSSANRHRLFKRTDADLGKHVLEVHPGHSQNHVKQVLHDMHSGDRDSISIMIKHHGQPVNIAFYALRDDQNKYLGCVEVTQDVSKQQAKGSFWRNIMQVLHKK, encoded by the coding sequence ATGACAGATATTAATCTTAAAGGTGGAAAACTAAGTATTGAACAACTTAATACTATTTTTGAAACCATCCCCGTAGAATTCGATTTCGTTGATGAAAATGACATCATTCGCTGGTCATCAGCCAATCGGCATCGTTTATTCAAACGAACTGATGCAGATCTAGGTAAACATGTGCTTGAGGTTCATCCCGGGCATAGTCAAAACCATGTTAAACAAGTCCTTCATGATATGCATAGCGGAGACCGCGATTCAATTAGCATTATGATCAAGCATCATGGTCAACCTGTAAATATTGCCTTTTACGCCTTACGTGATGATCAAAATAAATACCTTGGATGTGTAGAGGTAACGCAAGACGTTAGTAAACAGCAAGCAAAGGGATCCTTTTGGCGAAACATTATGCAAGTACTACATAAAAAATAA
- the murB gene encoding UDP-N-acetylmuramate dehydrogenase, translating into MANLMNEFPDIEIKQDEPLMNYTYTKTGGPADWLAFPETIDQVKELVDYVREHEMGLTVLGNASNLIVGDGGIDDLTIILTRLNKIEVHDNKVTAQAGASYIATTEAARDSELTGLEFAAGIPGSIGGAVFMNAGAYGGETKNVVSEATVMLPDGTIKHLTNEELDFGYRHSSIQDNNGVVLDATFALEPGKYDEIKARMDDLNERREAKQPLDLPSCGSVFKRPEGYYAGKLIHDAGLQGYTSGGAQVSTKHAGFIVNIDHGTAADYVNVIHHVQKTVKEKFGVDLETEVRIIGRQD; encoded by the coding sequence ATGGCTAATTTGATGAACGAATTTCCTGATATTGAAATTAAACAAGATGAACCATTAATGAATTACACCTATACTAAAACAGGAGGTCCAGCTGACTGGTTGGCTTTTCCCGAAACGATTGACCAGGTAAAAGAATTGGTTGATTATGTTCGTGAGCATGAAATGGGCTTAACAGTTTTAGGAAACGCCAGTAATTTAATTGTTGGCGATGGCGGTATAGATGATTTAACAATTATTCTTACGCGGCTTAATAAAATTGAAGTTCATGATAATAAGGTAACTGCACAGGCAGGGGCATCTTATATTGCAACAACCGAGGCAGCTCGTGATAGTGAACTTACTGGATTAGAATTTGCTGCTGGTATTCCGGGCAGTATTGGTGGAGCTGTCTTCATGAATGCCGGTGCATATGGTGGTGAAACTAAAAATGTTGTTTCTGAGGCAACCGTAATGTTGCCCGATGGAACGATCAAACACCTTACTAATGAAGAATTGGACTTTGGTTATCGGCATAGCAGTATTCAAGATAATAATGGCGTCGTGTTAGATGCTACGTTTGCTTTGGAACCGGGTAAGTATGATGAGATCAAAGCAAGGATGGACGATCTGAATGAACGGCGAGAAGCTAAGCAGCCATTAGATCTCCCATCTTGCGGAAGTGTATTTAAACGGCCAGAAGGATATTATGCCGGAAAGTTGATTCATGATGCTGGATTACAAGGTTATACTTCAGGTGGGGCGCAAGTTTCGACTAAGCATGCTGGCTTTATCGTTAATATTGACCATGGAACCGCAGCAGACTACGTAAATGTTATCCATCATGTCCAAAAGACAGTTAAAGAAAAATTTGGTGTTGATCTTGAAACCGAAGTACGGATTATCGGTCGGCAAGATTAA
- the pta gene encoding phosphate acetyltransferase, which translates to MELFDEIAAKIKGQNKTIVFPEGEDKRILGAAVRLKKDNLVEPILLGDEEAIKEVASKNGFDLAGLQIIDPATYPEDDKQAMFDSLMERRKGKNTPEEIQKMLEDVSYFGTMLVYMGKADGMVSGAVHSTGATVRPALQIIKTKPGAHRISGAFLMIKGDQRYIFADCAINIELDAPTMAEVAIQSAETARLFEIDPKVALLSFSTKGSAKGEMVTKVADAAKLVHELDPDLPADGELQFDAAVVPSVGELKAPDSKVAGHANVFIFPSLEAGNIGYKIAQRFGGFTAVGPILQGLNAPIADLSRGCSEDDAYKVAMITAAQAL; encoded by the coding sequence ATGGAATTATTTGATGAGATTGCTGCAAAGATTAAGGGACAAAACAAGACAATTGTTTTCCCTGAAGGTGAAGATAAGCGGATTTTAGGAGCTGCTGTCCGCTTAAAGAAAGATAATTTAGTAGAGCCGATTTTACTTGGTGATGAAGAAGCGATTAAAGAAGTTGCAAGTAAAAACGGTTTTGATCTTGCTGGCCTTCAAATTATCGATCCAGCAACTTATCCAGAAGACGATAAGCAAGCAATGTTTGACTCATTAATGGAACGGCGCAAAGGGAAGAATACTCCTGAAGAAATTCAAAAGATGCTTGAAGATGTGAGCTACTTTGGAACGATGCTTGTTTACATGGGAAAGGCTGATGGAATGGTTTCTGGTGCTGTTCATTCAACTGGGGCAACTGTTCGACCTGCATTACAAATCATTAAGACTAAGCCTGGTGCCCATCGAATTAGTGGGGCTTTCCTCATGATTAAAGGCGATCAACGTTATATCTTTGCTGATTGTGCGATTAATATTGAATTGGATGCGCCAACAATGGCTGAAGTGGCAATTCAAAGTGCAGAAACAGCTCGCTTATTTGAAATTGATCCTAAGGTTGCGCTTCTTAGTTTTTCAACTAAGGGTTCTGCTAAGGGCGAAATGGTTACCAAGGTTGCGGATGCTGCTAAGCTAGTTCATGAATTGGATCCCGACTTACCAGCTGATGGTGAACTACAATTTGATGCTGCTGTTGTTCCATCAGTAGGTGAACTTAAAGCCCCTGATTCAAAAGTTGCTGGTCATGCCAATGTCTTTATTTTCCCAAGTCTGGAAGCAGGTAATATTGGTTACAAGATTGCGCAACGATTTGGCGGGTTTACAGCAGTTGGTCCTATTCTTCAAGGACTTAACGCACCGATTGCAGACCTTTCACGGGGATGTAGTGAAGATGATGCTTATAAGGTTGCAATGATTACCGCAGCACAAGCATTGTAA
- a CDS encoding LURP-one-related/scramblase family protein, with product MRQLYIRDRSSDLHGTTVIRDKNGKSCYLLVGKWGMRYDALSLYAIDGALLAEVKQLTLGLLPKFALYVNRQRVGTIGKGLGFVQQVIYIRGINWIVVGSPLTSRYRVFSGSHLVFSIQPVKLSSGYCHELKINKKEDEPLAILIASILNHWARRSEQEPLLARLMKRSPNLNTSMSFSISNQLNLNCKERRNK from the coding sequence GTGCGACAATTATATATTCGCGATCGTTCAAGTGATTTACATGGAACGACCGTCATTCGCGATAAGAATGGTAAATCGTGCTATCTTCTTGTCGGTAAGTGGGGAATGAGGTACGATGCCCTATCATTGTATGCAATTGATGGAGCCTTATTAGCTGAAGTAAAGCAATTAACTCTTGGACTGTTACCCAAATTCGCATTATATGTTAATCGACAACGCGTTGGAACAATTGGGAAAGGTCTTGGATTTGTTCAACAGGTTATTTATATACGCGGTATTAACTGGATCGTTGTTGGTTCACCATTAACAAGCCGTTACCGTGTTTTTTCCGGTAGTCACTTAGTTTTTTCAATTCAACCCGTTAAACTATCAAGCGGATATTGTCATGAATTAAAGATAAATAAAAAAGAAGATGAACCTCTAGCAATTCTAATCGCTAGTATTCTTAACCATTGGGCTCGACGAAGTGAACAAGAACCTTTATTAGCACGATTAATGAAGCGTTCCCCTAATCTTAATACCAGCATGTCATTTTCAATTAGCAATCAGTTAAACTTAAACTGTAAAGAACGCAGAAACAAATAG
- a CDS encoding GNAT family N-acetyltransferase, with translation MADDISIKLATSEDAGAVLQFLRVTATESDAVLVPHLNEISEKTEAKNIDLINQFDDCVILLAMLGEEIVGMVTVMVLDHQPTTGELGVVVRKKYWRNGIGRLLVDEAEYWFNTYSSLENLVLTVFEDNIPAINLYQQLHFVTIGKTVEQGRNVLQMQYDNKKEETMEK, from the coding sequence ATGGCAGATGACATTTCGATAAAGCTAGCAACGAGTGAGGATGCCGGGGCTGTTTTGCAATTTTTACGGGTAACTGCAACTGAAAGTGACGCGGTATTAGTTCCGCATCTAAATGAGATTAGTGAAAAGACAGAAGCAAAAAATATCGATTTAATAAATCAATTTGATGATTGTGTTATTTTACTTGCGATGCTCGGCGAAGAGATTGTGGGGATGGTTACTGTAATGGTATTAGATCATCAACCGACAACCGGTGAATTAGGAGTCGTGGTACGGAAAAAGTATTGGCGAAACGGAATCGGTCGCTTATTAGTCGATGAAGCAGAATATTGGTTTAATACTTATAGTAGTTTAGAAAATTTGGTCCTGACAGTTTTTGAGGATAATATTCCGGCAATTAATCTTTATCAGCAATTACACTTTGTTACAATAGGAAAAACAGTTGAGCAGGGTCGTAATGTCCTGCAAATGCAATACGATAATAAAAAAGAGGAAACAATGGAAAAGTAA
- a CDS encoding 3'-5' exonuclease gives MMNFIAMDFETANGKRYSACSLALTIVRNGQIADEFYTLINPHTKFFWRNTQIHGIHERDVQNAPDFPEVWEHINQFYTPDKLVIAHNNRFDNSVLRNTLEHYNIEVPAYQTLDTVASSRQLIPGLTNYKLNTVCDALNIDLHHHHNALDDAQACANILLYQSKHFTPQQIQPFINLIG, from the coding sequence ATGATGAATTTTATAGCAATGGACTTTGAGACTGCTAATGGCAAGCGTTACAGTGCATGTTCACTTGCACTCACAATCGTTCGGAATGGACAAATTGCCGACGAATTTTACACCCTAATTAATCCTCATACTAAATTCTTTTGGCGTAATACTCAGATCCACGGTATTCATGAGCGTGACGTCCAAAATGCGCCTGATTTTCCAGAAGTATGGGAACATATCAACCAATTCTACACTCCTGATAAACTGGTTATTGCCCATAATAATCGGTTTGATAATAGCGTTTTAAGAAATACGTTAGAGCATTACAATATCGAAGTCCCCGCCTACCAGACACTCGATACTGTTGCTTCAAGCCGCCAGTTGATTCCAGGACTAACAAATTATAAACTTAATACTGTTTGCGACGCGTTAAATATTGACCTTCATCACCACCATAATGCTCTTGATGATGCCCAGGCTTGCGCTAACATTCTGCTTTATCAAAGTAAGCATTTTACCCCGCAACAAATTCAGCCCTTTATTAATTTAATCGGCTAA
- a CDS encoding uracil-DNA glycosylase — MKQLIHNDWWEVLKPQFESAYYAQLHNFLKEEYTHQTIYPEMHHIFEAFEWTPFSKVKVVILGQDPYHGPNQAHGCSFSVLPGVPVPPSLQNIYKELQSDLGCTPVNHGYLKKWADQGVLLLNSVLTVRAGQAYSHRGHGWEQLTDAAIHALSERPKPVVFILWGRAARNKKQLINTKTNIVLESAHPSPLSANRGFFGSRPFSKTNEALQAMGEQPIDWQLPAEPNYR, encoded by the coding sequence GTGAAACAATTAATTCATAACGACTGGTGGGAAGTTTTAAAGCCCCAGTTTGAAAGTGCGTATTATGCGCAATTGCATAATTTCCTAAAAGAAGAATATACCCATCAAACGATCTATCCAGAAATGCATCATATTTTTGAAGCATTTGAATGGACTCCTTTTAGTAAGGTTAAAGTTGTTATCCTTGGTCAAGATCCTTATCATGGACCAAACCAAGCTCATGGGTGTAGTTTTTCAGTACTGCCTGGGGTACCGGTCCCGCCTTCATTACAGAATATTTACAAAGAATTGCAAAGTGATTTAGGTTGTACACCGGTAAATCACGGCTATTTGAAGAAATGGGCTGATCAAGGTGTCCTGTTGTTAAATTCGGTTTTGACAGTACGAGCAGGGCAAGCATATTCTCACCGTGGACATGGCTGGGAGCAATTAACAGATGCGGCGATTCATGCTTTATCTGAACGTCCTAAACCAGTGGTGTTCATCTTGTGGGGACGAGCTGCTCGAAATAAGAAACAGTTAATTAATACGAAGACAAATATCGTTCTTGAATCAGCTCACCCGAGTCCATTATCTGCTAACCGTGGATTCTTTGGTTCTCGACCATTTTCTAAAACAAACGAAGCACTTCAGGCAATGGGAGAACAGCCAATTGATTGGCAACTGCCTGCCGAACCAAATTATCGTTAA